One genomic window of Fusarium fujikuroi IMI 58289 draft genome, chromosome FFUJ_chr01 includes the following:
- a CDS encoding probable tetrahydrofolylpolyglutamate synthase (met6+): MASKGRSYNDAIDALNSLQTPFDLVEARRKAGIRPDAVSIKEMQTYLHRIGYTPSDLNRLNIVHVAGTKGKGSTCAFVDSILSQYQHTRGTPRKTGFFTSPHLIAVRERIRINSTPISEDMFAKYFFQVWDRLESTPKDDSKKLMAPRPIYARYLTLMSWHVFLQEGIDVAIYETGIGGEFDATNVVEKPIASGISTLGIDHVFALGDTVAKIAWHKAGIMKTGSAAFTIEQVPDAEEVLKKRALEKNVGLKVLPVDPRLSSVQIRPDATFQKRNATLAIALAETALEKVGISLPPRTDTLPKEFMDGLEKVVWRGRCEVKKEDKVTWHVDGAHTSDSLKMSSKWFNDETSGRNGPRVMIFNQQGRSEAVDFLESVFKATRREGQPAFDHVIFCTNVTYAASGYKRDFVSRQFDPAEIDKMTVQQRFADKWMSLDPTATVKVMPTIEQSINYTRHLGEDLPEGETVQAFITGSLHLVGVPWEYWKTLMLYDLMIIERGAAFGGHIR, encoded by the exons ATGGCCTCAAAAGGACGGTCCTATAAT GATGCTATTGATGCGCTCAACTCGCTTCAGACACCTTTTGATCTCGTCGAAGCTCGTCGGAAGGCGGGGATAAGGCCTGACGCTGTGTCTATCAAGGAAATGCAGACATATCTTCATCGCATTGGATATACT CCGTCTGATCTCAACCGCCTCAATATTGTACATGTAGCCGGCACAAAAGGCAAAGGGAGCACCTGCGCCTTTGTCGACTCTATCCTCTCTCAGTATCAGCACACAAGGGGCACACCCCGCAAGACAGGCTTTTTCACatcacctcatctcatcgCTGTTCGTGAGCGGATACGCATCAACTCAACACCAATTTCGGAAGACATGTTCGCAAAGTATTTCTTCCAAGTGTGGGACCGTCTTGAATCGACACCGAAAGACGACTCAAAGAAACTCATGGCTCCTCGACCTATTTATGCGCGATATctgactttgatgagttggCACGTCTTTCTTCAAGAGGGCATAGATGTTGCTATATATGAGACTGGTATTGGTGGTGAATTCGATGCTACAAACGTTGTAGAGAAGCCTATAGCATCCGGCATTAGTACACTGGGCATCGATCATGTCTTTGCTCTCGGTGATACGGTGGCCAAGATTGCATGGCACAAGGCGGGCATCATGAAGACTGGAAGCGCGGCTTTTACAATTGAACAGGTTCCAGACGCAGAAGAAGTTCTGAAGAAAAGAGCCTTGGAAAAGAACGTGGGTCTGAAGGTCCTACCAGTCGACCCCCGGCTTAGCAGCGTTCAGATTCGACCAGATGCAACTTTTCAGAAGCGCAATGCTACACTGGCCATTGCACTCGCTGAAACAGCACTGGAGAAAGTTGGCATTTCTCTACCACCTCGGACGGATACTCTACCCAAGGAGTTTATGGACGGGCTTGAAAAGGTTGTGTGGAGAGGTCGATgtgaggtcaagaaggaagacaaGGTGACATGGCACGTCGATGGCGCACATACTTCTGATAGTCTCAAGATGTCGTCCAAGTGGTTCAACGACGAAACATCTGGCCG CAATGGACCGCGTGTCATGATCTTCAATCAACAAGGCCGCTCCGAAGCCGTCGACTTTCTCGAGTCCGTCTTCAAAGCGACCAGACGAGAAGGACAACCAGCATTTGACCATGTCATCTTCTGCACAAATGTCACCTATGCAGCATCTGGCTACAAGCGTGACTTTGTCAGCCGTCAATTCGACCCTGCTGAGATTGATAAGATGACTGTTCAGCAACGGTTTGCGGATAAGTGGATGTCCCTTGATCCCACGGCCACAGTAAAAGTCATGCCCACAATCGAACAATCCATTAACTACACCCGACATCTCGGAGAGGATCTCCCAGAGGGAGAGACGGTGCAGGCCTTTATCACGGGAAGCTTGCATCTTGTTGGTGTGCCTTGGGAATACTGGAAAACGCTGATGCTCTATGATTTGATGATAATAGAACGAGGTGCAGCATTTGGTGGGCACATCAGGTAG
- a CDS encoding related to folylpolyglutamate synthetase, translating to MAARRGIGTVSRDYNEALRLLSTLYSNRQATNLFDKSIASNASSVPRKDLNALAIPEMREWLRRAGYEPKDLARLRHIHIAGTKGKGSVSAFATYMLREYETVGTYTSPHLVSPRERIAIQGEQVSQKVFAEAFFELWERLSEAAKKDGKSLTESEGPGSKPFFFRFMTLLAWHIFLREKVDSVVLECGIGGEYDATNVVPPEAVSAAVIAQLGIDHVAMLGSTVEKIAWHKAGILKPGVRGFVRRMDEKPGVMQVLRQRAAEKGAELIELDDARINLWGGVNGRLLGDFQKYNQALAICAVRQHLGMSFEPKGFFVNCQASMYIGLRDATLRGRCEIIQQGHIGWYLDGAHTKDSIYEVAKWFASNIENDESAILVFNQQERDATQLLAILLDTVQEFTGRENIFSHALFTRNDQDGPSMDEEARDLSVQTRVAKVMAKRAANCEVKTFDNIQDAVAEARKVAGSHQKVLATGSMYLVGGVLRALEPEGLL from the coding sequence ATGGCGGCACGAAGGGGCATTGGCACCGTTTCTCGCGATTACAATGAAGCTCTACGCCTACTGTCGACACTTTACTCAAATCGCCAGGCCACGAATCTTTTCGACAAATCAATCGCCTCAAATGCCTCATCTGTACCACGAAAGGATCTTAATGCTTTAGCTATTCCTGAGATGCGCGAATGGCTCCGACGTGCTGGATATGAACCAAAGGATCTTGCACGCCTGAGACACATCCACATAGCGGGCACCAAGGGCAAAGGCTCCGTAAGCGCATTTGCGACGTATATGCTACGGGAGTACGAGACTGTTGGAACCTATACGAGCCCACATCTTGTGAGTCCGCGCGAGCGCATTGCTATCCAAGGAGAGCAGGTTTCGCAGAAAGTCTTCGCCGAGGCTTTCTTTGAGCTCTGGGAAAGGCTGTCTGAAGCTGCTAAGAAGGATGGCAAAAGCCTCACCGAGTCCGAAGGACCTGGCTCAAAGCCATTCTTCTTCCGCTTCATGACACTTCTTGCTTGGCATATCTTCCTGAGAGAAAAGGTCGATAGCGTTGTTCTTGAATGCGGTATCGGCGGAGAGTATGACGCTACAAATGTGGTTCCTCCCGAGGCTGTTTCTGCTGCAGTCATCGCGCAGCTGGGTATAGATCATGTCGCGATGCTAGGCAGCactgttgagaagatcgcATGGCATAAAGCCGGCATTCTCAAGCCAGGTGTGCGTGGTTTCGTCCGACGAATGGACGAGAAGCCTGGCGTGATGCAAGTACTTCGACAACGGGCAGCAGAAAAGGGGGCTGAGCTCATCGAGTTGGATGACGCCAGGATCAACCTATGGGGAGGTGTGAATGGAAGACTGCTAGGTGACTTTCAAAAGTATAACCAAGCTCTCGCCATCTGTGCTGTACGACAACATCTAGGTATGAGTTTTGAACCCAAGGGCTTTTTTGTGAACTGTCAAGCAAGTATGTATATTGGGCTCCGGGACGCAACTCTGAGAGGGCGCTGTGAGATCATTCAGCAGGGCCACATTGGATGGTACCTGGATGGTGCACATACGAAGGATAGCATTTATGAGGTCGCAAAATGGTTCGCTTCGAATATTGAAAACGATGAATCCGCAATTCTGGTTTTCAACCAGCAGGAGAGGGATGCAACACAACTACTGGCAATATTGCTTGACACTGTTCAAGAATTTACTGGGAGAGAAAACATATTCAGTCATGCGCTCTTTACAAGGAATGACCAGGATGGGCCTTCAATGGACGAAGAAGCCAGAGATCTGAGTGTGCAGACACGCGTGGCAAAGGTGATGGCCAAAAGAGCAGCTAATTGTGAGGTCAAGACATTTGATAATATCCAGGATGCTGTAGCTGAGGCTAGAAAAGTTGCAGGATCTCATCAGAAGGTTTTGGCAACAGGGAGCATGTATCTTGTAGGAGGTGTTTTACGAGCGTTGGAGCCTGAAGGTCTATTGTAA
- a CDS encoding related to mysoin heavy chain proteins has translation MLRTSLQSVRAFGGRPVVAAAARQWPIAATRRAGLAGQRFYSVEKKPELDPTKQPVLPASQTVTSERIHETTIDDVGETKAATTDVPLTPPPPPPAPAPIKKKGFFRRLKNFVFTLLVLGVVGFAGGVWYSRVSDNFHDFFTEYVPFGEQAVLYLEEMDYKKRFPNITGRSKTQATEDAVRVPAQSGASWRVADAGQAGRHSSAGPVSAAAKKVEEVVKPKAKAKAPVEAKPVAKAVEEPAPAPRSDSGFKAPEVNEPSKMPPLKPIDLLSLEHAREPVVQDLVHMVNDLILVINADNAHGKYGTSVSKAKDEIAKVGGKLKAMKGEFEKKAAQQVREKIEEFDKAATDLIDRVENTMISQENQWRQDFEQEMKKVRENYEDRVNVLLEREKKVNEEKLQNQLAQQALALKKEFTKDVEKQVEQERESRLGKLNALSSAVSDLEKLTTGWNDVIDTNLKTQQLHVAVEAVRASLEDDHHPRPFIRELVALREIASDDPVVNAAIASVNPSAYQRGISTTSQLIDRFRRVANEVRKASLLPDEAGVASHASSWVLSHVMFKKQGLADGNDVESILTRTQTYLEEGDLDSAAREINGLDGWAKTLSKDWLGEVRKVLEVQQALDVIATEARLQSLRVD, from the exons ATGTTGCGAACTTCGCTTCAGTCTGTGAGGGCATTTGGCGGCAGGCCCGTTGTGGCCGCTGCCGCCCGCCAATGGCCCATTGCGGCTACACGGCGTGCCGGCCTTGCTGGTCAG CGTTTCTACTCCGTCGAAAAGAAGCCCGAGCTCGATCCTACTAAGCAACCTGTTTTGCCAGCTTCCCAAACGGTTACGTCCGAGAGAATCCACGAGACCAccattgacgatgttggCGAGACTAAGGCCGCTACCACAGACGTCCCTTTGAcacctcctccccctcctcctgcGCCTGCGcctatcaagaagaagggcttcTTTCGAAGGCTCAAGAACTTCGTCTTCACcctgcttgttcttggcgtcGTTGGTTTCGCTGGAGGTGTTTGGTACTCTCGCGTGAGCGACAACTTCCACGATTTCTTTACCGAATACGTCCCCTTTGGCGAGCAGGCTGTTCTTTACCTCGAGGAAATGGACTACAAGAAACGATTCCCTAACATCACCGGCCGATCAAAGACTCAAGCCACCGAGGATGCTGTTCGAGTTCCTGCCCAAAGTGGCGCTTCCTGGAGAGTAGCTGATGCTGGCCAAGCCGGACGTCACTCAAGTGCTGGACCTGTTTCTGCCGCTGCTAAAAAGGTCGAGGAAGTTGTGAaacccaaggccaaggccaaggctccAGTCGAGGCTAAGCCTGTTGCAAAGGCTGTCGAGGAGCCTGCTCCTGCCCCCAGGTCTGACTCTGGTTTCAAAGCACCAGAAGTTAATGAGCCTTCCAAGATGCCTCCTCTCAAGCCAATTGACCTTTTATCGCTTGAGCACGCAAGGGAGCCTGTTGTTCAAGACCTCGTTCACATGGTGAACGACCTTATCCTAGTCATCAACGCTGACAATGCTCATGGCAAGTATGGCACCTCTGTtagcaaggccaaggatgagattgCCAAGGTCGGAGGTAAGCTCAAGGCCATGAAGGgtgagtttgagaagaaggctgcccAGCAAGTCagagagaagattgaggagTTCGACAAGGCTGCTACAGATCTAATTGATCGTGTTGAGAACACCATGATCAGCCAGGAGAACCAATGGCGACAAGACTTTGAgcaggagatgaagaaggtacGAGAAAACTACGAGGATCGAGTTAATGTCCTTCTTGAGCGTGAGAAGAAAGTCAACGAGGAGAAGCTTCAGAACCAGCTCGCACAGCAGGCTCTGGCCCTTAAGAAGGAATTTaccaaggatgttgagaagcagGTTGAGCAGGAGCGTGAGAGCCGACTAGGCAAGCTGAACGCTCTATCGTCTGCCGTGTCAgaccttgagaagcttaCCACAGGCTGGAACGATGTTATTGACACCAACCTCAAGACTCAGCAGCTGCACGTCGCCGTTGAGGCTGTCCGAGCCAGCTTGGAGGATGACCATCACCCTCGCCCTTTTATTCGCGAGCTCGTTGCTCTCCGGGAAATCGCTTCGGATGATCCTGTTGTCAATGCCGCCATCGCCTCCGTTAACCCATCCGCTTACCAACGCGGTATTTCTACTACCTCGCAGCTGATCGATCGTTTCCGTCGAGTCGCCAATGAGGTTCGAAAGGCTTCACTGTTACCCGATGAGGCCGGTGTTGCCAGCCACGCTTCCAGCTGGGTTCTCAGCCACGTTATGTTCAAGAAGCAAGGCCTTGCAGATGGCAACGATGTTGAGAGCATTCTTACCCGAACCCAAACATACCTTGAAGAGGGTGACCTGGATTCTGCGGCACGAGAGATTAACGGCTTGGATGGATGGGCCAAGACCTTGAGTAAGGATTGGCTTGGTGAGGTTCGCAAGGTGTTGGAGGTTCAGCAGGCTCTAGAT GTGATTGCCACAGAAGCCCGTCTTCAGAGTCTCCGTGTGGATTAA
- a CDS encoding probable GTP-binding protein ypt5 — protein MASRQPPAGARGTNTRFAQFKLVLLGESAVGKSSIVLRFVKDQFDSYRESTIGAAFLTQTISLDENTTVKFEIWDTAGQERYKSLAPMYYRNANCAVVVYDITQSASLDKAKAWVKELQRQANENIVIALAGNKLDLVTEQPDKRAIPTADAEAYAREAGLLFFETSAKTAENVQTLFTAIAKKLPLDQAGPRHARPGQRPGVSLAPENSNTNVSGPCSC, from the exons ATGGCCTCCCGACAACCTCCCGCTGGCGCCCGCGGCACTAACACCCGGTTCGCTCAGTTTAagctggttcttcttg GCGAGTCCGCTGTCGGAAAG AGTTCAATAGTCTTGCGATTTGTCAAG GACCAATTCGATTCCTATCGCGAGTCCACCATCGGTGCTGCCTTCTTGACCCAGACCATCTCTCTCGATGAGAACACCACTGTCAAGTTCGAGATCTGGGATACCGCCGGCCAGGAACGCTACAAGTCTCTTGCTCCCATGTACTACCGAAATGCAAACTGCGCCGTTGTCGTTTACGATATCACTCAATCT GCGTCACTAGACAAGGCAAAGGCTTGGGTTAAGGAGCTCCAACGCCAGGCGAATGAGAACATTGTCATTGCCCTCGCAGGAAACAAGCTGGATTTGGTTACTGAGCAACCCGACAAACGAGCCATTCCCACCGCCGATGCTGAGGCTTATGCTCGTGAAGCtggcctcctcttcttcgagacTTCTGCCAAGACTGCCGAGAACGTCCAAACTCTTTTCACAGCCATAGCTAAGAAGCTGCCCCTGGACCAAGCTGGTCCACGACATGCTCGACCGGGCCAACGACCAGGTGTCAGCCTGGCTCCCGAGAACTCCAACACTAACGTCAGCGGCCCTTGCAGCTGCTAA
- a CDS encoding related to SAC1 protein gives MAQLSTPKLPYRDINVKIANDSYTFTSPSSPDAPSLVIDRPTGDVRLSEGSAASAKRTTRVSSIAGILGIIQLRLDKYVIFITKAQPVGRLKGHMVYKVAATEILPMRERLIHDPDEDIFIQLLKTFLASGPMYFSYSIDLTNSFQRQAQADTSKPLWMQADDRFFFNKYLQGDLIDFRTRGARSQPGTQPGVDPYILPCIFGMLEIKPTTFKGNPLTLALITRRSRHRGGTRYFTRGVDDEGHVANYNETEQIIILNDSSSGLGGYAGSSDMQSGKFGAGAGQEMQIFSYVQTRGSVPTFWAEINSLRYVPKLQIRGVDAAFSAAQKHFDEQIRLYGDNYLINLVNQKGREQRVKQSYEQMVEKLVSSPKERQEADLLTEEKFTTIQPEGKRQEFDRLHYVYFDYHSETKGMKMHKAYALIEKLADALEKQGYFRAVDTPSSVDGSLDARSYQTSVMRTNCMDCLDRTNVVQSMFARHKLDRIFEDVGFMPRGSSFRDEDPAFEDLFRNLWADNADVVSNSYAGTGAMKTDVTRTGNRTKVGALQDARIGITRYFRNNFLDGPRQDSFDLFLGAYRPGSTNIGTTLVFTDRRPVLIQAIPYILAFSVFIVFIGLFTRRDPEASALPLRIFLFFWMAIAAWSFYFVWNHGMLYVNWPRLNPRPFAVEGYNEHFAKARKDSVIGTYVAKHERGLSTARYLNAEEGKKRIE, from the exons ATGGCGCAACTCAGCACCCCCAAGTTGCCTTATCGCGACATTAATGTCAAGATCGCCAACGACTCTTATACTTTTACTTCGCCTTCGTCTCCCGATGCGCCCTCCCTGGTGATCGATCGTCCTACTGGCGATGTCCGCCTGAGTGAAGGCAGCGCCGCATCAGCCAAGAGGACAACTCGCGTCTCGAGTATCGCTGGTATTCTGGGAATTATTCAGCTTCGCCTTG ACAAGtatgtcatcttcatcacgaAAGCCCAGCCCGTTGGCCGTCTCAAAGGCCACATGGTGTATAAGGTGGCTGCCACGGAGATCTTACCCATGCGCGAGCGCTTGATTCACGACCCCGACGAAGACATCTTCAttcagcttctcaagaccTTTTTGGCTTCAGGGCCTATGTACTTTTCGTATTCCATCGATCTTACCAACTCCTTCCAACGCCAGGCCCAGGCCGACACTTCCAAGCCCCTGTGGATGCAGGCCGACGAtcgtttcttcttcaacaagtaTCTTCAGGGCGATTTAATCGACTTCCGCACCCGAGGCGCTCGGTCACAGCCTGGCACACAACCCGGCGTTGACCCATATATCCTACCATGTATCTTCGGCATGCTTGAGATCAAGCCTACCACATTCAAGGGCAACCCCTTGACTCTAGCTCTCATTACCCGCCGATCCCGCCACCGTGGTGGTACCAGGTACTTTACTCGAGGTGTAGATGATGAAGGACACGTCGCCAACTATAATGAGACGGAAcaaatcatcatcctcaacgaCAGTAGCAGCGGGCTGGGCGGATACGCAGGCAGTTCGGACATGCAGAGCGGCAAGTTTGGCGCTGGCGCCGGTCAAGAGATGCAGATATTCTCTTATGTCCAGACCCGTGGTAGCGTTCCTACATTTTGGGCTGAAATCAACAGCTTGCGATATGTTCCCAAGCTCCAAATCCGCGGCGTCGACGCTGCCTTCTCCGCTGCCCAGAAACACTTCGACGAGCAAATTCGCTTATATGGTGACAACTATCTCATCAACTTGGTCAATCAGAAGGGTCGCGAGCAGCGGGTCAAGCAATCGTACGAGCAGATGGTGGAGAAGCTTGTTTCTTCTCCTAAGGAGCGGCAAGAGGCAGACCTGCTCACTGAGGAGAAGTTCACCACAATTCAGCCGGAGGGCAAACGCCAAGAGTTTGACCGGCTGCACTATGTCTACTTTGACTACCACAGCGAGACAAAGGGCATGAAGATGCACAAGGCTTACGCTCTTATTGAGAAGCTAGCCGATGCATTGGAGAAGCAGGGCTACTTCCGTGCCGTTGATACCCCATCCAGCGTTGACGGTAGCCTCGATGCCCGTAGCTACCAGACGAGTGTCATGCGTACAAACTGCATGGACTGCCTCGACCGAACGAACGTTGTCCAGAGCATGTTCGCTCGGCATAAGCTTGACCGCATctttgaggatgttggctTCATGCCCCGCGGCTCTTCATTCCGTGACGAGGACCCTGCTTTTGAGGACCTGTTCCGTAATCTCTGGGCTGACAATGCCGATGTTGTCTCCAACTCATATGCTGGCACTGGTGCCATGAAGACTGATGTCACACGTACTGGTAACCGAACCAAAGTCGGAGCCCTTCAGGATGCCCGTATTGGTATCACACGTTATTTCCGTAACAACTTCCTCGATGGACCGCGACAAGATTCTTTTGATCTTTTCCTTGGTGCTTACCGGCCAGGCTCAACCAATATCGGCACTACTCTGGTCTTCACTGACCGTCGACCGGTCTTGATCCAGGCTATTCCCTATATCCTTGCCTTCAGTGTCTTCATTGTATTCATTGGTCTGTTTACCCGCCGAGACCCAGAGGCAAGCGCCCTGCCTCTTCGtatcttccttttcttctggaTGGCTATTGCTGCCTGGTCTTTCTACTTTGTCTGGAATCACGGTATGCTCTAT GTTAACTGGCCACGCCTCAACCCCAGGCCATTTGCTGTCGAGGGCTACAATGAGCATTTCGCCAAGGCGCGCAAGGACTCTGTCATTGGAACCTATGTGGCGAAACACGAGAGGGGGCTCAGCACAGCCCGATACCTCAATGCCgaggagggcaagaagaGGATTGAATAG